One part of the Nitrosophilus kaiyonis genome encodes these proteins:
- a CDS encoding aldehyde dehydrogenase family protein: MNEARLYFGSTPAIKEKIGEIKSPFNDKVVSIFPICNADDAKKALKIAKEAFEKSKEFPLSRRVEWIKDVAKKIKENKEEFALSITKEVGKPISFSRVEVDRCIETLELSAQAAIGLVGETINTDATLSGKKTQAFYKRVPLGVVVAITPFNFPLNLAAHKLGPALVAGNSVVFKPTPEAPYTGYLLAKTFIESEYAIPDMLSVVYGDAEVGNALVSSDIPRKISFTGSVAVGKIIMKNAGIKKVSLELGGNAATFIDKSADLDMAASRCSVGAFVNSGQVCISLQRIYVHEDVYEEFAKKLAEDTHRLKVGDPYEPDTFMGPLINEEAAIRAQNWVESAIKAGARAILPPKREGRYFYPAILADVTPDMKIVCEEVFAPIVSLVKVKSYDEAIKMMNDSPYGLQFSIFTNDLNITKRFIDDAEAGGVVINDIPTLRFDIQPYGGVKLSGIGREGPKFAIEEFTEIKSVVIC, translated from the coding sequence ATGAATGAAGCAAGACTCTATTTTGGCTCAACTCCAGCAATAAAAGAAAAAATTGGTGAGATAAAAAGTCCATTCAATGATAAAGTTGTATCTATATTTCCAATATGTAATGCAGATGATGCAAAAAAAGCCTTAAAAATTGCAAAAGAAGCATTTGAAAAATCTAAAGAGTTTCCACTCTCAAGAAGAGTTGAGTGGATTAAAGATGTAGCTAAAAAGATAAAAGAAAACAAAGAAGAGTTTGCTCTATCAATTACAAAAGAGGTAGGAAAACCCATAAGTTTTAGTAGAGTAGAAGTTGATAGATGTATAGAGACTTTAGAATTAAGTGCTCAAGCTGCAATAGGTTTAGTTGGTGAAACAATTAATACAGATGCAACATTAAGTGGGAAAAAGACTCAAGCTTTTTATAAAAGAGTCCCATTAGGTGTTGTAGTTGCAATAACTCCATTTAATTTTCCACTAAACCTTGCAGCTCATAAATTAGGCCCTGCTCTTGTTGCTGGAAATAGTGTTGTATTTAAGCCAACACCTGAGGCTCCATATACCGGATATCTGCTTGCAAAAACTTTTATTGAAAGTGAATATGCCATTCCTGATATGTTAAGTGTAGTGTATGGAGATGCAGAAGTTGGAAATGCTCTTGTTAGCAGTGATATACCAAGAAAAATAAGTTTTACCGGAAGTGTTGCTGTTGGAAAAATTATAATGAAAAATGCTGGAATTAAAAAAGTTAGTTTAGAACTTGGTGGAAATGCAGCAACTTTTATAGATAAAAGTGCAGACTTAGATATGGCTGCAAGTAGATGCTCAGTTGGAGCTTTTGTAAATAGTGGTCAAGTATGTATAAGTTTGCAAAGAATATATGTTCATGAAGATGTTTATGAAGAGTTTGCAAAAAAACTTGCAGAAGATACTCATAGATTAAAAGTTGGAGACCCTTATGAACCAGATACCTTTATGGGACCTCTTATTAATGAAGAAGCTGCCATTAGAGCTCAAAATTGGGTAGAAAGTGCTATAAAAGCTGGTGCAAGAGCTATACTTCCACCAAAAAGAGAAGGGAGATATTTCTATCCAGCTATATTGGCAGATGTTACGCCTGATATGAAAATTGTTTGTGAAGAGGTATTTGCACCAATTGTTAGTCTTGTAAAAGTTAAAAGTTATGATGAAGCTATAAAAATGATGAATGATTCGCCTTATGGACTACAATTTTCTATTTTTACAAATGATTTAAATATTACAAAAAGATTTATAGATGATGCAGAGGCTGGTGGAGTAGTGATAAATGATATTCCAACATTAAGATTTGATATTCAGCCTTATGGTGGCGTGAAACTATCTGGTATTGGAAGAGAGGGACCAAAATTTGCAATAGAAGAGTTTACTGAGATTAAATCTGTGGTTATTTGCTAA
- the rpsB gene encoding 30S ribosomal protein S2: protein MVTMKDLLECGVHFGHQTRRWNPKMKPYIFGVRKNIHIIDLQKTLRFFRYTYNIVRDAAKEGQTILFVGTKKQAQNAIEEYAKKCGMPYVNSRWLGGTLTNFNTIKKSIRKLEVIEEMEKSGQMDLLTKKEALMLRRRKEKLENFLGGIRDMKRLPDMLFVIDAVREHIAVQEANKLGIPVVAPLDTNCDPDVIDYPIPGNDDAIRSIQLFCKEMAEAIIEGKELREQEMAEEEAEEKEEVTQEEIEEVKEEAKEEAAKEEEE from the coding sequence ATGGTAACTATGAAGGACTTATTGGAGTGTGGTGTACACTTTGGACACCAAACAAGAAGATGGAATCCAAAGATGAAACCTTATATCTTTGGTGTAAGAAAAAATATCCATATTATCGACCTACAAAAGACTCTTAGATTTTTCAGATACACTTACAATATTGTAAGAGATGCTGCAAAAGAGGGACAAACTATTCTTTTTGTAGGAACAAAAAAACAGGCTCAAAATGCTATCGAAGAGTATGCAAAAAAATGTGGTATGCCATATGTAAATTCAAGATGGCTTGGTGGAACATTAACAAACTTTAATACTATTAAAAAATCTATTAGAAAACTTGAAGTAATTGAAGAGATGGAAAAAAGTGGTCAAATGGACCTTTTAACAAAAAAAGAAGCTTTGATGCTTAGAAGAAGAAAAGAAAAACTTGAAAATTTTCTTGGCGGTATTAGAGATATGAAAAGATTGCCTGATATGCTTTTTGTTATTGATGCTGTAAGAGAGCATATCGCTGTACAAGAAGCAAATAAATTAGGAATTCCTGTTGTTGCGCCACTTGATACAAATTGTGACCCAGATGTTATAGATTATCCAATTCCTGGAAATGATGATGCTATTAGAAGTATACAACTTTTCTGTAAAGAGATGGCTGAAGCTATTATAGAAGGAAAAGAGTTAAGAGAGCAAGAAATGGCTGAAGAAGAAGCTGAGGAAAAAGAAGAGGTTACACAAGAAGAGATTGAAGAGGTAAAAGAAGAAGCTAAAGAAGAGGCTGCAAAAGAGGAGGAAGAATAA
- a CDS encoding TIGR01212 family radical SAM protein (This family includes YhcC from E. coli K-12, an uncharacterized radical SAM protein.) → MKEILTFGRYYKKKIKKRVKKIPLGISGFTCPNIDGTVAKGGCSFCENESFSPNLAKNSKKFFLNPDSKENPILQKQLLEVQFQYNATRDRYKSLGYEKFLAYFQAFTNTYAPLDTLKALYEKALIQKDCIGLSIGTRSDSVNEDILNYLKDLDKNYDIWVEYGIQSIFDETLKKINRGHDSKNIETWIKKTKDKGLKVCGHIIFGLPDENQEMMLKTVEKSIEWGIDSIKFHPLYVVKNTMLAVEYKKGEFKPISKELYIDTLVKAIKMLPKDMFVQRVTAGIDDETLLAPNWCKNKNALLKEIREALRKEGYIY, encoded by the coding sequence TTGAAAGAGATTTTAACCTTTGGAAGATACTATAAAAAGAAAATAAAAAAAAGAGTAAAAAAAATACCTTTGGGAATTTCTGGATTTACATGTCCAAATATTGATGGAACTGTTGCAAAGGGCGGATGTAGTTTTTGTGAAAATGAATCATTTAGTCCAAATCTTGCAAAAAATAGTAAAAAATTCTTTCTAAATCCAGATTCAAAAGAAAATCCTATTTTGCAAAAGCAACTTTTAGAGGTTCAATTTCAATATAATGCAACAAGAGATAGATATAAATCATTAGGATATGAGAAATTTTTAGCCTATTTTCAAGCTTTTACAAATACTTATGCTCCTCTTGATACCCTAAAAGCTCTTTATGAAAAAGCTTTGATTCAAAAAGATTGTATAGGGCTTAGTATTGGAACAAGAAGTGATAGTGTAAATGAAGATATTTTGAATTATTTAAAAGATTTAGATAAAAATTATGATATATGGGTGGAATATGGTATTCAATCAATTTTTGATGAAACCTTAAAAAAGATAAATAGAGGACATGATAGTAAAAATATTGAAACTTGGATCAAAAAGACAAAAGATAAAGGTTTAAAAGTTTGTGGTCATATAATTTTTGGCCTTCCTGATGAAAATCAAGAGATGATGCTAAAAACTGTAGAAAAATCGATTGAGTGGGGGATAGATTCAATCAAATTTCACCCTTTATATGTTGTTAAAAATACTATGTTAGCAGTTGAATATAAGAAGGGGGAATTTAAGCCAATCTCAAAAGAGTTATATATTGATACTTTAGTTAAAGCTATAAAGATGCTTCCAAAAGATATGTTTGTTCAAAGAGTAACAGCTGGAATAGACGATGAAACTTTGCTTGCTCCAAATTGGTGCAAAAATAAAAATGCCTTATTAAAAGAGATAAGGGAGGCTTTAAGAAAAGAGGGATATATCTATTAG
- a CDS encoding prohibitin family protein encodes MPADLNDFFKKRKDEEEGSNMPEFMKDFGKKATYIYVIIVLVILLIIAKPYEIINSGEVGIKVTAGKYDPIPLEPGIHFYIPGIQKIIKVDTKVRIINYKAEKEAPSFGALREGIIEKPAIEVLDARGLPVSIDITVQYKLNPQGAPQTIATWGLTWEEKIINAVVREVVRNVVGRYKAEELPIKRNEIAKLIESQIREKISSLPNKPVTLVAVQLREISLPPKIKEQIERVQIAKQEAERVKYEVERARQEAEKRAALARGEAEAKKIKAQGEADRIMIEAKAQAQANIVIGKSITPELLQLKQIEVQGKFNEALKANKDAKIFLTPGGAVPNIWVDTKDKQKATSVGR; translated from the coding sequence ATGCCAGCGGATTTGAATGATTTTTTTAAAAAAAGAAAAGATGAAGAAGAGGGCTCTAATATGCCTGAATTTATGAAAGATTTTGGCAAAAAAGCAACATATATATATGTAATTATTGTTTTGGTAATATTATTAATTATTGCAAAACCTTATGAGATTATAAATTCTGGTGAAGTGGGTATAAAAGTTACTGCAGGTAAATATGACCCAATTCCCCTTGAACCAGGAATCCATTTTTATATTCCTGGTATACAAAAAATTATAAAAGTTGATACAAAAGTTAGAATCATTAACTATAAAGCCGAAAAAGAGGCTCCAAGTTTTGGAGCACTAAGAGAAGGCATTATTGAAAAACCAGCTATAGAAGTTTTGGATGCAAGAGGTCTTCCAGTTTCTATAGATATAACAGTCCAATATAAACTTAATCCTCAAGGCGCTCCACAAACCATTGCAACTTGGGGCTTAACTTGGGAAGAAAAAATTATAAATGCAGTTGTTAGGGAAGTGGTTAGAAATGTTGTTGGAAGATATAAAGCTGAAGAGCTACCTATAAAAAGAAATGAGATTGCAAAACTTATAGAGTCTCAAATAAGAGAAAAGATAAGCTCTTTACCAAATAAACCAGTTACTTTAGTCGCTGTTCAACTTAGAGAAATCTCACTTCCACCTAAAATAAAAGAGCAGATTGAGAGAGTTCAAATAGCAAAACAAGAGGCTGAACGAGTAAAATATGAGGTAGAAAGAGCAAGACAAGAGGCTGAAAAAAGAGCAGCTCTTGCAAGAGGTGAAGCTGAAGCTAAAAAGATTAAAGCGCAAGGTGAAGCAGATAGAATAATGATTGAAGCGAAAGCACAAGCTCAAGCAAATATAGTGATTGGTAAAAGTATAACTCCAGAGTTACTTCAATTAAAGCAGATTGAAGTTCAAGGAAAATTTAATGAGGCTCTAAAAGCAAATAAAGATGCAAAAATTTTCCTTACTCCAGGTGGAGCAGTTCCAAATATTTGGGTAGATACAAAAGATAAACAAAAAGCAACATCAGTGGGAAGATAA
- the ilvE gene encoding branched-chain-amino-acid transaminase produces the protein MEKAKYIWMDGEFVDWDNAKVHILTHTLHYGNGVFEGTRAYKTDKGLAIFRLRDHTKRLLNSAKITVIKTPYSLEELEEAQIELLRKNDFKSNVYIRPLIYLGYGIMGLYHVNAPVNVAIAAWEWGSYLGDEGLENGIRVKISSFTRNSVKSTMGKAKAVANYLNSQMAKYEAIEAGYEEALLLDEEGFIAEGSGECFFIVRDGVLITPPNDNSLESITQDTVLKIAEKKGIKIERRRITRDEVYICDEAFFTGTAAEVTPIKEVDGRVIGNGKRGEMTKELQSAYFDVVYGRDKDFEHMLTYI, from the coding sequence ATGGAAAAAGCTAAATATATTTGGATGGATGGAGAGTTTGTTGATTGGGATAATGCAAAAGTTCATATATTAACTCATACTCTTCATTATGGCAATGGAGTATTTGAAGGAACAAGAGCATATAAAACAGATAAAGGTTTAGCAATTTTTAGATTAAGAGACCATACAAAAAGGCTTTTAAACTCAGCAAAAATTACTGTTATTAAAACTCCTTATTCACTTGAAGAGTTAGAAGAAGCACAAATTGAACTTTTAAGAAAAAATGATTTTAAATCAAATGTTTATATAAGACCTTTAATCTATCTTGGTTACGGAATAATGGGACTTTATCATGTAAATGCTCCTGTAAATGTAGCAATCGCTGCTTGGGAGTGGGGAAGTTATCTTGGTGATGAAGGTTTGGAAAATGGTATTAGAGTAAAAATAAGCTCATTTACAAGAAATTCTGTAAAATCAACTATGGGAAAAGCAAAGGCTGTTGCAAACTATCTAAATTCACAGATGGCAAAATATGAAGCAATTGAGGCTGGATATGAAGAAGCCTTGCTTCTTGATGAAGAGGGTTTTATTGCAGAGGGAAGTGGAGAGTGCTTTTTTATAGTAAGAGATGGAGTTTTAATAACTCCACCAAATGATAACTCTTTAGAGTCTATCACTCAAGATACTGTTTTAAAAATAGCTGAAAAAAAAGGCATAAAAATAGAACGAAGAAGAATAACAAGAGATGAAGTGTATATTTGTGATGAAGCTTTTTTTACAGGGACAGCAGCTGAAGTTACACCTATTAAAGAGGTTGATGGAAGAGTTATAGGAAATGGTAAAAGAGGAGAGATGACAAAAGAGCTTCAAAGTGCCTATTTTGATGTTGTATATGGAAGAGATAAAGATTTTGAACATATGTTAACTTATATTTAG
- a CDS encoding radical SAM protein: MFDAIKLANETKNIVCKNLGRKYYRFRAAKFYGGIATADCVGCDLRCLFCWAWKEITNPKKYGRFYSPDEVVDKLLKIANRHGINKLRISGNEPTICKEHLIKVLELIPKDFLFILETNGILIGYDEKYAKSLSSFDNLHVRVSIKAATSKDFSKITGAKEDIFYYQLKALENLSKYNISFHPSIMVSFSEKKDIEKLKRRVEKISNSRYLEYESVILYPPVEKRLKKANLFPKY; the protein is encoded by the coding sequence ATGTTTGATGCTATAAAACTTGCTAATGAGACTAAAAATATTGTTTGTAAAAATTTAGGAAGAAAATATTATAGATTTAGAGCTGCAAAATTTTATGGTGGTATTGCAACAGCAGATTGTGTTGGTTGTGATTTAAGATGTCTTTTTTGTTGGGCTTGGAAAGAGATAACAAATCCTAAAAAATATGGGAGATTTTATTCTCCCGATGAGGTAGTTGATAAACTTTTAAAAATTGCAAATAGACATGGAATTAATAAATTAAGAATAAGTGGAAATGAACCTACCATATGTAAAGAGCATCTTATAAAAGTTTTAGAATTGATTCCAAAAGATTTTCTTTTTATATTAGAAACAAATGGAATTTTGATAGGGTATGATGAAAAATATGCAAAATCTTTATCCTCTTTTGATAATCTACATGTAAGAGTAAGCATAAAAGCTGCAACATCAAAAGATTTTTCGAAAATTACAGGAGCTAAAGAGGATATTTTTTATTATCAGTTAAAAGCTTTAGAAAATCTATCTAAATATAATATCTCTTTTCATCCTTCAATTATGGTGAGCTTTTCAGAGAAAAAAGATATAGAAAAACTTAAAAGAAGAGTTGAAAAAATTTCAAATAGCAGATATTTAGAATATGAAAGTGTAATACTTTATCCACCAGTTGAAAAAAGATTGAAAAAAGCAAACCTATTTCCTAAATATTAA
- a CDS encoding ribonuclease T2 family protein, whose product MKKLLVSLLLTIAALANEYILAIQWFPSVCKVKNYKECKIDYPFWRENFTLHGLWPKKTYCKVSPRDKILDKKGDWKNISTKISPSLAQVLVMYMPGYLSGLHKHEWIKHGSCMSKTAEEYYLNSINLISQLNNSKIKDFFLKNRGKRVQTIKIRNLFKKEFGNGKNIKFICKKGYLTELRIKLEGKITPITPLFDLIYKAKPISIGCKIGKIAR is encoded by the coding sequence ATGAAAAAGCTATTAGTATCATTGCTACTAACAATCGCAGCATTAGCAAATGAGTATATATTAGCAATTCAGTGGTTTCCTTCTGTGTGTAAAGTAAAAAATTATAAAGAGTGTAAAATTGATTATCCCTTTTGGAGAGAAAATTTTACCCTTCATGGTTTATGGCCTAAAAAGACTTATTGCAAAGTATCACCAAGAGATAAAATTTTAGATAAAAAAGGGGATTGGAAAAATATTAGTACAAAAATTTCACCAAGTCTTGCTCAAGTTTTAGTTATGTATATGCCAGGTTATCTCTCCGGTCTTCATAAGCATGAATGGATTAAACATGGAAGTTGTATGAGTAAAACTGCCGAAGAGTACTATTTAAATTCTATAAATTTAATATCACAACTAAACAATTCAAAAATAAAGGATTTCTTTTTAAAAAATAGAGGAAAAAGAGTTCAGACAATTAAAATAAGGAATCTTTTTAAAAAAGAGTTTGGAAATGGAAAAAATATAAAATTTATATGTAAAAAAGGATATTTAACAGAACTTCGTATCAAATTAGAAGGGAAAATAACACCAATTACGCCTCTTTTTGATCTCATATACAAAGCAAAACCTATATCTATAGGCTGTAAAATAGGAAAAATAGCACGCTAA
- the bcp gene encoding thioredoxin-dependent thiol peroxidase: MLEIGKKAPEFCLKNQDEVEICLKDLKGKWVVLYFYPKDNTPGCTTEACDFTSELEEFEKLDAVILGVSPDSCESHRKFIEKKNLKITLLCDENREVLKAYGAWGIKKMYGKEYEGVIRSTFLIDPDGNIAFIWPKVRVKGHVEKVKEKLKELQS; the protein is encoded by the coding sequence ATGTTAGAGATAGGTAAAAAAGCGCCTGAGTTTTGTTTAAAAAATCAAGATGAAGTTGAGATATGTTTGAAAGATTTAAAAGGTAAATGGGTTGTTTTATATTTTTATCCAAAAGATAATACTCCTGGATGTACAACTGAAGCTTGCGATTTTACAAGTGAATTAGAAGAGTTTGAAAAACTTGATGCTGTGATTTTAGGAGTTAGTCCAGATAGTTGTGAAAGCCACAGAAAATTTATAGAAAAGAAAAATCTAAAAATTACTCTTTTATGTGATGAAAATCGAGAAGTACTTAAAGCTTATGGCGCATGGGGAATAAAAAAGATGTATGGCAAAGAGTATGAAGGTGTTATAAGATCTACTTTTTTGATTGATCCTGATGGAAATATTGCTTTTATTTGGCCAAAAGTTAGAGTAAAAGGGCATGTTGAAAAAGTTAAAGAGAAATTAAAAGAGTTACAATCTTAA
- a CDS encoding DUF523 domain-containing protein: MVAVSACLLGLNCRYDGKNKRNEDLLHKLKCYEVVPFCPEVNILGSPRETIDLFLIENEILAIGSDSKRDFTKLLENEAQRFYNSFSEVDIFYFKSKSPSCALKSAKIYDKDYNLCNEKGMGIFAKKIKELYSEAKFVEVR; encoded by the coding sequence ATGGTTGCGGTAAGTGCATGTTTGCTTGGATTAAATTGTAGATATGATGGTAAAAATAAACGAAATGAAGATTTATTGCATAAATTAAAATGTTATGAAGTTGTTCCTTTTTGTCCTGAAGTAAATATTCTTGGTTCACCGAGAGAGACAATAGATCTTTTTTTGATAGAAAATGAAATTTTAGCAATAGGAAGTGATAGCAAAAGGGATTTTACAAAACTATTGGAAAATGAGGCACAAAGATTTTATAACTCTTTTTCAGAAGTTGATATCTTTTATTTTAAATCAAAATCCCCAAGCTGTGCATTAAAAAGTGCAAAAATTTATGATAAAGATTATAATTTGTGCAATGAAAAAGGAATGGGAATTTTTGCAAAAAAGATAAAAGAGCTATATAGTGAGGCAAAGTTTGTAGAAGTAAGGTGA
- the hisIE gene encoding bifunctional phosphoribosyl-AMP cyclohydrolase/phosphoribosyl-ATP diphosphatase HisIE codes for MKFDINWEKNSLIPVIVQDIESNEVLMLAYMNKEAFEKTLYTGYAHYFSRSREKLWKKGETSGNIQEVKEILLDCDSDTLLLKVKQTGPACHTGRKSCFYKDIKGGEIISEPIKNPNEMYENVIDTLYHTIQEKKDSDPNISWTAKLFSKGENTILKKVIEEAGEFCFAIKDNKKEEIIYECADLVYHSLVALAYKDISPELIRKELKRRFGISGIEEKKSRK; via the coding sequence ATGAAGTTTGATATAAATTGGGAAAAAAATTCATTAATACCAGTCATTGTTCAAGATATCGAAAGTAATGAAGTTTTAATGCTTGCATATATGAATAAAGAGGCTTTTGAGAAAACATTATATACAGGATATGCACACTACTTTTCAAGAAGTAGAGAAAAGCTTTGGAAAAAAGGTGAAACAAGCGGGAATATTCAAGAGGTTAAAGAGATTTTATTAGATTGTGACAGCGATACACTTCTTTTAAAAGTAAAACAAACTGGGCCAGCTTGCCATACAGGAAGAAAAAGCTGCTTTTATAAGGATATTAAAGGTGGAGAAATTATAAGTGAACCAATAAAAAATCCTAATGAAATGTATGAAAATGTTATAGATACTCTTTATCATACAATACAAGAAAAAAAGGATTCAGACCCAAATATATCTTGGACCGCAAAACTTTTTAGCAAAGGTGAAAACACAATCTTAAAAAAAGTAATAGAAGAGGCAGGAGAGTTCTGTTTTGCTATTAAAGATAACAAAAAAGAAGAGATAATTTATGAATGTGCAGATTTAGTTTATCACTCTTTAGTAGCTCTTGCATATAAAGATATATCCCCAGAGCTTATTAGAAAAGAGCTAAAAAGAAGATTTGGTATAAGTGGTATTGAGGAGAAGAAGAGTAGGAAATAA